In a genomic window of Helianthus annuus cultivar XRQ/B chromosome 10, HanXRQr2.0-SUNRISE, whole genome shotgun sequence:
- the LOC110883222 gene encoding F-box/FBD/LRR-repeat protein At1g13570-like: MALPADFATRSLRSLCLYVKISTKALLHLLSNCPSLKRFSLRGDIGSKDCTIIELFECLPVIEHLTIWENCDHPWLVLDSIPEELPTTLIHLKCFRFNGICFIDGHGLTFLDVLIKASPNLEKIELDMDDCIFDDNEICCGILEEFSDVRLEHLKELEIMCFSYLKHEMEFVKFILARSPKLKKVILYSIIVKDESDISTILSQAPRASPEEIVVRCITF; the protein is encoded by the exons tagCCTTAGAAGCTTATGCTTGTATGTAAAGATCTCAACAAAAGCTCTTCTTCATCTTTTATCTaattgtccatcacttaagaGGTTCAGTCTG CGAGGAGATATCGGTTCTAAAGATTGCACCATCATTGAGCTATTTGAGTGTTTGCCTGTGATTGAACATCTTACTATCTGGGAGAACTGTGACCATCCG TGGCTTGTTCTAGACTCTATTCCGGAAGAGCTTCCAACCACACTAATCCACCTCAAATGCTTTCGTTTTAACGGAATTTGTTTCATTGACGGCCATGGATTAACTTTTCTTGATGTTTTGATCAAAGCTTCCCCGAACTTGGAGAAAATTGAGCTAGAT ATGGATGATTGTATTTTTGATGACAATGAGATATGTTGTGGTATATTGGAAGAATTTTCAGATGTTCGGTTGGAGCATCTGAAGGAATTGGAGATCATGTGTTTCAGCTACTTGAAGCATGAGATGGAGTTTGTAAAGTTTATCTTGGCAAGGTCACCTAAGCTAAAGAAGGTGATCTTATATAGCATTATTGTAAAGGATGAGTCAGATATTTCAACAATTCTCTCACAGGCCCCACGCGCATCACCCGaagaaattgttgtgagatgtaTCACATTCTAG